From Corvus cornix cornix isolate S_Up_H32 chromosome 15, ASM73873v5, whole genome shotgun sequence, one genomic window encodes:
- the ACADS gene encoding short-chain specific acyl-CoA dehydrogenase, mitochondrial isoform X2, with protein MGSLGLLAMDVPEKYKGAGLDYLAYSIAVEEISRGCASTGVIISVNNSLYLGPILKFGSEEQKHKWIAPFTSGEKIGCFALSEPGNGSDAGAASTVARLDGDEWVLNGTKAWITNAWDASATVVFATTDKSLKHKGISAFLVPMPTAGLSLGKKEDKLGIRASSTANLIFEDCRIPKANLLGQPGMGFKIAMQTLDGGRIGIASQALGIAQAALDCAVDYAEKRMAFGSPITKLQAVQFKLADMAVALEGARLLTWRAAMLKDNGKPFTKEAAMAKLAASEAATSIAHQAIQILGGMGYVTEMPAERHYRDARITEIYEGTSEIQRLVIAGQLLKAYRG; from the exons ATGGGTAGCTTAGGGCTGCTGGCTATGGATGTGCCAGAGAAGTACAAAGGAGCAGGCCTCGACTACCTGGCCTATTCCATTGCCGTGGAGGAGATCAGCAGGGGCTGCGCATCCACGGGCGTCATCATCAGTGTCAATAAT TCCCTGTATTTAGGGCCAATACTCAAGTTTGGCTCTGAAGAGCAGAAGCACAAGTGGATCGCTCCCTTCACCAGTGGAGAGAAAATCGGATGTTTTGCCCTCAGTGAACCAG GAAACGGCAGCGACGCGGGTGCAGCCTCCACTGTGGCGCGCCTGGATGGGGACGAGTGGGTTCTGAACGGCACCAAGGCCTGGATCACCAACGCCTGGGATGCCTCGGCCACAGTGGTGTTTGCTACTACGGATAAATCCCTGAAGCACAAG GGCATTAGTGCATTCCTGGTTCCCATGCCAACAGCTGGGCTGTCactggggaagaaagaagacaaactGGGAATCCGAGCCTCTTCCACTGCCAACCTGATATTTGAGGACTGCCGGATACCCAAGGCCAACCTCCTGGGGCAGCCAGGAATGGGCTTCAAAATTGCCATG CAAACTCTGGATGGAGGAAGGATTGGTATTGCCTCACAGGCGCTTGGAAtagcacaggcagctctggacTGTGCTGTGGATTATGCTGAGAAGAGAATGGCCTTTGGGTCACCCATCACAAAGCTCCAGGCAGTGCAG TTCAAGCTGGCAGACATGGCTGTGGCCTTGGAGGGTGCACGCCTGCTGACCTGGAGAGCCGCTATGCTGAAGGACAATGGAAAGCCCTTCACTAAG gaagcGGCGATGGCCAAACTGGCTGCATCAGAAGCTGCAACGTCCATCGCTCATCAG GCTATCCAGATCCTGGGTGGGATGGGCTATGTGACAGAGATGCCAGCAGAACGCCACTACCGCGATGCTCGGATCACTGAGATCTACGAGGGGACTAGTGAAATCCAGAGACTGGTGATCGCAGGCCAGCTTCTGAAGGCCTACCGAGGCTGA
- the ACADS gene encoding short-chain specific acyl-CoA dehydrogenase, mitochondrial isoform X1 codes for MAAAMAAVVVRGGGAPRALALRCRRLHTVYQSAELPETHQMLRQTVRDFAEKELMPLAAQLDKEHRFPAEQVKKMGSLGLLAMDVPEKYKGAGLDYLAYSIAVEEISRGCASTGVIISVNNSLYLGPILKFGSEEQKHKWIAPFTSGEKIGCFALSEPGNGSDAGAASTVARLDGDEWVLNGTKAWITNAWDASATVVFATTDKSLKHKGISAFLVPMPTAGLSLGKKEDKLGIRASSTANLIFEDCRIPKANLLGQPGMGFKIAMQTLDGGRIGIASQALGIAQAALDCAVDYAEKRMAFGSPITKLQAVQFKLADMAVALEGARLLTWRAAMLKDNGKPFTKEAAMAKLAASEAATSIAHQAIQILGGMGYVTEMPAERHYRDARITEIYEGTSEIQRLVIAGQLLKAYRG; via the exons ATGGCGGCGGCCATGGCGGCGGTTGTGGTCCGCGGCGGCGGAGCCCCCCGGG CGCTGGCCCTGCGGTGCCGCCGGCTGCACACCGTGTACCAGAGCGCGGAGTTGCCCGAGACACACCAAATGCTGCGGCAAACGGTCCGGGACTTCGCGGAGAAGGAGCTGATGCCGCTTGCAGCGCAGCTGGACAAGGAGCACCGCTTCCCGGCCGAGCAG GTGAAGAAGATGGGTAGCTTAGGGCTGCTGGCTATGGATGTGCCAGAGAAGTACAAAGGAGCAGGCCTCGACTACCTGGCCTATTCCATTGCCGTGGAGGAGATCAGCAGGGGCTGCGCATCCACGGGCGTCATCATCAGTGTCAATAAT TCCCTGTATTTAGGGCCAATACTCAAGTTTGGCTCTGAAGAGCAGAAGCACAAGTGGATCGCTCCCTTCACCAGTGGAGAGAAAATCGGATGTTTTGCCCTCAGTGAACCAG GAAACGGCAGCGACGCGGGTGCAGCCTCCACTGTGGCGCGCCTGGATGGGGACGAGTGGGTTCTGAACGGCACCAAGGCCTGGATCACCAACGCCTGGGATGCCTCGGCCACAGTGGTGTTTGCTACTACGGATAAATCCCTGAAGCACAAG GGCATTAGTGCATTCCTGGTTCCCATGCCAACAGCTGGGCTGTCactggggaagaaagaagacaaactGGGAATCCGAGCCTCTTCCACTGCCAACCTGATATTTGAGGACTGCCGGATACCCAAGGCCAACCTCCTGGGGCAGCCAGGAATGGGCTTCAAAATTGCCATG CAAACTCTGGATGGAGGAAGGATTGGTATTGCCTCACAGGCGCTTGGAAtagcacaggcagctctggacTGTGCTGTGGATTATGCTGAGAAGAGAATGGCCTTTGGGTCACCCATCACAAAGCTCCAGGCAGTGCAG TTCAAGCTGGCAGACATGGCTGTGGCCTTGGAGGGTGCACGCCTGCTGACCTGGAGAGCCGCTATGCTGAAGGACAATGGAAAGCCCTTCACTAAG gaagcGGCGATGGCCAAACTGGCTGCATCAGAAGCTGCAACGTCCATCGCTCATCAG GCTATCCAGATCCTGGGTGGGATGGGCTATGTGACAGAGATGCCAGCAGAACGCCACTACCGCGATGCTCGGATCACTGAGATCTACGAGGGGACTAGTGAAATCCAGAGACTGGTGATCGCAGGCCAGCTTCTGAAGGCCTACCGAGGCTGA